In one window of Vespa crabro chromosome 6, iyVesCrab1.2, whole genome shotgun sequence DNA:
- the LOC124424552 gene encoding protein Aster-B-like isoform X2, with product MNKSVENLLMSSHDVINSINSSNLGHQSCATNVGNGISTEIPQETINSGGGSPKSSPNLSPRPSPKAHCRREYIRLNSDSSKESIRANKSDDQSQEAINKSSDSVDYSKSSTHEAKKESRNGDRNKKKSWYHVLYPTYKSRSEDFKRIFKDVPDDERLVVDYSCALQREILVHGRLYVSQNYVCFYANIFMWETLVSLRWKDVTSITKEKTALVIPNAILICTVSDKFFLTSFGARDKTYLMLFRVWQNALIGQPMSMAEMWQLVHTSYGDELGLTSDDEDYVPPLAATDEEKFSTRLSVESFSEAEGASMENSTSPIVEPINEIEEQIVSLPPPPPQPRTDPTLDPTDLSDTTESEAEKHTAKLSIRGGMKCTSPHEGRELYKTIFPIHIDQLFTLLFTNSKFFLDFHTARKTTDLVQSAWTQNDQTGQKMRTISMTVSLTQTIGPRSSQVMETQIMLPCSRPGHLYCIDVECTNAGIPYADSFSVLTHYCMNSVSDNETSLTIFSQIKYKKNVWSFVKSMIEKSCWAGLDDYFSSIIKALNLECEEGIGSAGLKRKTRRRRRATCAGSALQNHSPDNMSPNHQSLPTDLPHIHNNNGASTRSDAGMIVSSMLLVAVLCLMIINGLLYYKLWGLEEAAAYTIMDLHVLKNTPKTEEDWINLLQQQESLHNVEVRKWQRVLHTAAQLLRQTEESLTELQMSIHPTATEKMFSVLKPTLKNMNTRTEQQSKSEL from the exons AT GAATAAATCAGTTGAAAATCTGTTAATGTCTAGTCATGATGTAATCAATAGTATAAACTCATCAAATTTGGGACATCAGAGTTGTGCAACAAATGTAGGGAATGGAATATCAACGGAGATACCTCAAGAAACAATAAATAGCGGAGGTGGTAGCCCTAAATCTAGTCCTAATTTATCTCCTCGGCCAAGTCCTAAAGCTCATTGCAGACGAGAATATATTAGATTAAATTCTGACTCGAGTAAAGAATCAATTCGTGCTAATAAATCAGACGATCAGTCACAG gAAGCGATAAATAAGTCGTCCGATTCAGTCGATTATAGTAAGAGTTCTACGCATGAAGCTAAAAAGGAATCCAGGAATGGAGatcgaaacaaaaagaaatcatgGTACCACGTGTTATATCCAACGTACAAATCTCGGTCCGAAGATTTTAAACGGATATTTAAAGATGTTCCAGATGATGAAAGATTAGTTGTAG atTATTCCTGTGCCCTACAACGCGAGATATTAGTGCATGGAAGGCTTTATGTCTCTCAAAACTACGTGTGCTTTTATGCCAATATTTTCATGTGGGAAACATTGGTATCTCTACGTTGGAAAGACGTTACATCTATTACCAAAGAAAAAACTGCGCTTGTGATTCCCAATGCCATCTTAATATGCACTGTTAGTGACAAATTTTTCTTGACTTCGTTCGGTGCGAGGGATAAGACATATTTGATGTTATTCCGTGTTTGGCAAAATGCTCTGATTGGTCAG CCAATGAGTATGGCTGAAATGTGGCAACTTGTTCACACTAGTTATGGGGATGAATTAGGATTAACGTCCGACGATGAAGATTATGTACCACCATTAGCAGCTACagacgaagagaaattttCAACGCGATTATCCGTGGAATCATTTTCTgaa GCGGAAGGTGCAAGCATGGAAAATTCAACTTCCCCTATTGTAGAACCAATTAATGAAATAGAAGAGCAAATTGTATCTttacctccacctccacctcaaCCTAGAACAGATCCAACTCTTGATCCAACTGATCTAAGCGATACGACAGAAAGTGAAGCTGAAAAGCATACCG CAAAACTGAGCATTCGTGGAGGTATGAAATGTACTTCTCCGCACGAAGGTCGTGAACTCTATAAAACTATTTTCCCTATACACATTGACCAGTTGTTCACTTTATTGTTCACAAATTCAAAATTCTTTTTGGATTTTCACACTGCTCGCAAGACCACTg ATTTGGTACAATCTGCATGGACACAAAATGATCAGACTGGTCAAAAAATGAGGACGATTTCTATGACAGTATCATTAACTCAAACAATTGGCCCAAGGAGTTCTCAAGTTATGGAAACGCAG ATTATGTTGCCATGCAGCAGACCAGGTCATCTTTATTGCATCGATGTAGAATGCACAAATGCAGGTATCCCATATGCAGATTCTTTTAGTGTTTTAACTCATTATTGTATGAATAGCGTATCGGACAATGAAACGAGCCTGACAATATTTTCACAAAtcaaatataagaagaatgtTTGGTCTTTCGTGAAAa GtatgatagaaaaaagttGTTGGGCTGGACTCGATGATTATTTTAGTAGTATAATAAAAGCTTTGAATCTAGAATGTGAAGAAGGTATCGGAAGTGcaggattaaaaagaaaaacacgtaGAAGAAGGCGAGCAACATGCGCAGGAAGTGCATTACAAAATCACTCGCCAGATAATATGTCTCCCAATCATCAATCTTTACCTACAGATTTGCCACATatacacaataataatg GTGCCAGTACTAGAAGCGATGCAGGCATGatagttagttcaatgcttctAGTAGCTGTATTATGTCTGATGATAATCAATGGGTTATTGTATTACAAATTATGGGGCCTGGAAGAAGCTGCAGCTTACACAATAATGGATTTACATGTTCTTAA GAACACCCCAAAGACTGAAGAAGATTGGATAAATTTGTTACAGCAACAAGAAAGTTTGCATAATGTAGAGGTACGAAAATGGCAACGAGTTTTACACACTGCTGCACAATTACTTAGACAA ACTGAAGAATCTTTAACGGAATTGCAAATGAGCATTCATCCTACTGCAACAGAAAAGATGTTTTCAGTGTTAAAACCAACTTTAAAGAATATGAATACCCGCACAGAACAACAAAGTAAATCTGAATTATAA
- the LOC124424552 gene encoding protein Aster-B-like isoform X4 translates to MNKSVENLLMSSHDVINSINSSNLGHQSCATNVGNGISTEIPQETINSGGGSPKSSPNLSPRPSPKAHCRREYIRLNSDSSKESIRANKSDDQSQEAINKSSDSVDYSKSSTHEAKKESRNGDRNKKKSWYHVLYPTYKSRSEDFKRIFKDVPDDERLVVDYSCALQREILVHGRLYVSQNYVCFYANIFMWETLVSLRWKDVTSITKEKTALVIPNAILICTVSDKFFLTSFGARDKTYLMLFRVWQNALIGQPMSMAEMWQLVHTSYGDELGLTSDDEDYVPPLAATDEEKFSTRLSVESFSEAEGASMENSTSPIVEPINEIEEQIVSLPPPPPQPRTDPTLDPTDLSDTTESEAEKHTDLVQSAWTQNDQTGQKMRTISMTVSLTQTIGPRSSQVMETQIMLPCSRPGHLYCIDVECTNAGIPYADSFSVLTHYCMNSVSDNETSLTIFSQIKYKKNVWSFVKSMIEKSCWAGLDDYFSSIIKALNLECEEGIGSAGLKRKTRRRRRATCAGSALQNHSPDNMSPNHQSLPTDLPHIHNNNGASTRSDAGMIVSSMLLVAVLCLMIINGLLYYKLWGLEEAAAYTIMDLHVLKNTPKTEEDWINLLQQQESLHNVEVRKWQRVLHTAAQLLRQTEESLTELQMSIHPTATEKMFSVLKPTLKNMNTRTEQQSKSEL, encoded by the exons AT GAATAAATCAGTTGAAAATCTGTTAATGTCTAGTCATGATGTAATCAATAGTATAAACTCATCAAATTTGGGACATCAGAGTTGTGCAACAAATGTAGGGAATGGAATATCAACGGAGATACCTCAAGAAACAATAAATAGCGGAGGTGGTAGCCCTAAATCTAGTCCTAATTTATCTCCTCGGCCAAGTCCTAAAGCTCATTGCAGACGAGAATATATTAGATTAAATTCTGACTCGAGTAAAGAATCAATTCGTGCTAATAAATCAGACGATCAGTCACAG gAAGCGATAAATAAGTCGTCCGATTCAGTCGATTATAGTAAGAGTTCTACGCATGAAGCTAAAAAGGAATCCAGGAATGGAGatcgaaacaaaaagaaatcatgGTACCACGTGTTATATCCAACGTACAAATCTCGGTCCGAAGATTTTAAACGGATATTTAAAGATGTTCCAGATGATGAAAGATTAGTTGTAG atTATTCCTGTGCCCTACAACGCGAGATATTAGTGCATGGAAGGCTTTATGTCTCTCAAAACTACGTGTGCTTTTATGCCAATATTTTCATGTGGGAAACATTGGTATCTCTACGTTGGAAAGACGTTACATCTATTACCAAAGAAAAAACTGCGCTTGTGATTCCCAATGCCATCTTAATATGCACTGTTAGTGACAAATTTTTCTTGACTTCGTTCGGTGCGAGGGATAAGACATATTTGATGTTATTCCGTGTTTGGCAAAATGCTCTGATTGGTCAG CCAATGAGTATGGCTGAAATGTGGCAACTTGTTCACACTAGTTATGGGGATGAATTAGGATTAACGTCCGACGATGAAGATTATGTACCACCATTAGCAGCTACagacgaagagaaattttCAACGCGATTATCCGTGGAATCATTTTCTgaa GCGGAAGGTGCAAGCATGGAAAATTCAACTTCCCCTATTGTAGAACCAATTAATGAAATAGAAGAGCAAATTGTATCTttacctccacctccacctcaaCCTAGAACAGATCCAACTCTTGATCCAACTGATCTAAGCGATACGACAGAAAGTGAAGCTGAAAAGCATACCG ATTTGGTACAATCTGCATGGACACAAAATGATCAGACTGGTCAAAAAATGAGGACGATTTCTATGACAGTATCATTAACTCAAACAATTGGCCCAAGGAGTTCTCAAGTTATGGAAACGCAG ATTATGTTGCCATGCAGCAGACCAGGTCATCTTTATTGCATCGATGTAGAATGCACAAATGCAGGTATCCCATATGCAGATTCTTTTAGTGTTTTAACTCATTATTGTATGAATAGCGTATCGGACAATGAAACGAGCCTGACAATATTTTCACAAAtcaaatataagaagaatgtTTGGTCTTTCGTGAAAa GtatgatagaaaaaagttGTTGGGCTGGACTCGATGATTATTTTAGTAGTATAATAAAAGCTTTGAATCTAGAATGTGAAGAAGGTATCGGAAGTGcaggattaaaaagaaaaacacgtaGAAGAAGGCGAGCAACATGCGCAGGAAGTGCATTACAAAATCACTCGCCAGATAATATGTCTCCCAATCATCAATCTTTACCTACAGATTTGCCACATatacacaataataatg GTGCCAGTACTAGAAGCGATGCAGGCATGatagttagttcaatgcttctAGTAGCTGTATTATGTCTGATGATAATCAATGGGTTATTGTATTACAAATTATGGGGCCTGGAAGAAGCTGCAGCTTACACAATAATGGATTTACATGTTCTTAA GAACACCCCAAAGACTGAAGAAGATTGGATAAATTTGTTACAGCAACAAGAAAGTTTGCATAATGTAGAGGTACGAAAATGGCAACGAGTTTTACACACTGCTGCACAATTACTTAGACAA ACTGAAGAATCTTTAACGGAATTGCAAATGAGCATTCATCCTACTGCAACAGAAAAGATGTTTTCAGTGTTAAAACCAACTTTAAAGAATATGAATACCCGCACAGAACAACAAAGTAAATCTGAATTATAA
- the LOC124424552 gene encoding protein Aster-B-like isoform X3, whose protein sequence is MSSHDVINSINSSNLGHQSCATNVGNGISTEIPQETINSGGGSPKSSPNLSPRPSPKAHCRREYIRLNSDSSKESIRANKSDDQSQEAINKSSDSVDYSKSSTHEAKKESRNGDRNKKKSWYHVLYPTYKSRSEDFKRIFKDVPDDERLVVDYSCALQREILVHGRLYVSQNYVCFYANIFMWETLVSLRWKDVTSITKEKTALVIPNAILICTVSDKFFLTSFGARDKTYLMLFRVWQNALIGQPMSMAEMWQLVHTSYGDELGLTSDDEDYVPPLAATDEEKFSTRLSVESFSEAEGASMENSTSPIVEPINEIEEQIVSLPPPPPQPRTDPTLDPTDLSDTTESEAEKHTAKLSIRGGMKCTSPHEGRELYKTIFPIHIDQLFTLLFTNSKFFLDFHTARKTTDLVQSAWTQNDQTGQKMRTISMTVSLTQTIGPRSSQVMETQIMLPCSRPGHLYCIDVECTNAGIPYADSFSVLTHYCMNSVSDNETSLTIFSQIKYKKNVWSFVKSMIEKSCWAGLDDYFSSIIKALNLECEEGIGSAGLKRKTRRRRRATCAGSALQNHSPDNMSPNHQSLPTDLPHIHNNNGASTRSDAGMIVSSMLLVAVLCLMIINGLLYYKLWGLEEAAAYTIMDLHVLKNTPKTEEDWINLLQQQESLHNVEVRKWQRVLHTAAQLLRQTEESLTELQMSIHPTATEKMFSVLKPTLKNMNTRTEQQSKSEL, encoded by the exons ATGTCTAGTCATGATGTAATCAATAGTATAAACTCATCAAATTTGGGACATCAGAGTTGTGCAACAAATGTAGGGAATGGAATATCAACGGAGATACCTCAAGAAACAATAAATAGCGGAGGTGGTAGCCCTAAATCTAGTCCTAATTTATCTCCTCGGCCAAGTCCTAAAGCTCATTGCAGACGAGAATATATTAGATTAAATTCTGACTCGAGTAAAGAATCAATTCGTGCTAATAAATCAGACGATCAGTCACAG gAAGCGATAAATAAGTCGTCCGATTCAGTCGATTATAGTAAGAGTTCTACGCATGAAGCTAAAAAGGAATCCAGGAATGGAGatcgaaacaaaaagaaatcatgGTACCACGTGTTATATCCAACGTACAAATCTCGGTCCGAAGATTTTAAACGGATATTTAAAGATGTTCCAGATGATGAAAGATTAGTTGTAG atTATTCCTGTGCCCTACAACGCGAGATATTAGTGCATGGAAGGCTTTATGTCTCTCAAAACTACGTGTGCTTTTATGCCAATATTTTCATGTGGGAAACATTGGTATCTCTACGTTGGAAAGACGTTACATCTATTACCAAAGAAAAAACTGCGCTTGTGATTCCCAATGCCATCTTAATATGCACTGTTAGTGACAAATTTTTCTTGACTTCGTTCGGTGCGAGGGATAAGACATATTTGATGTTATTCCGTGTTTGGCAAAATGCTCTGATTGGTCAG CCAATGAGTATGGCTGAAATGTGGCAACTTGTTCACACTAGTTATGGGGATGAATTAGGATTAACGTCCGACGATGAAGATTATGTACCACCATTAGCAGCTACagacgaagagaaattttCAACGCGATTATCCGTGGAATCATTTTCTgaa GCGGAAGGTGCAAGCATGGAAAATTCAACTTCCCCTATTGTAGAACCAATTAATGAAATAGAAGAGCAAATTGTATCTttacctccacctccacctcaaCCTAGAACAGATCCAACTCTTGATCCAACTGATCTAAGCGATACGACAGAAAGTGAAGCTGAAAAGCATACCG CAAAACTGAGCATTCGTGGAGGTATGAAATGTACTTCTCCGCACGAAGGTCGTGAACTCTATAAAACTATTTTCCCTATACACATTGACCAGTTGTTCACTTTATTGTTCACAAATTCAAAATTCTTTTTGGATTTTCACACTGCTCGCAAGACCACTg ATTTGGTACAATCTGCATGGACACAAAATGATCAGACTGGTCAAAAAATGAGGACGATTTCTATGACAGTATCATTAACTCAAACAATTGGCCCAAGGAGTTCTCAAGTTATGGAAACGCAG ATTATGTTGCCATGCAGCAGACCAGGTCATCTTTATTGCATCGATGTAGAATGCACAAATGCAGGTATCCCATATGCAGATTCTTTTAGTGTTTTAACTCATTATTGTATGAATAGCGTATCGGACAATGAAACGAGCCTGACAATATTTTCACAAAtcaaatataagaagaatgtTTGGTCTTTCGTGAAAa GtatgatagaaaaaagttGTTGGGCTGGACTCGATGATTATTTTAGTAGTATAATAAAAGCTTTGAATCTAGAATGTGAAGAAGGTATCGGAAGTGcaggattaaaaagaaaaacacgtaGAAGAAGGCGAGCAACATGCGCAGGAAGTGCATTACAAAATCACTCGCCAGATAATATGTCTCCCAATCATCAATCTTTACCTACAGATTTGCCACATatacacaataataatg GTGCCAGTACTAGAAGCGATGCAGGCATGatagttagttcaatgcttctAGTAGCTGTATTATGTCTGATGATAATCAATGGGTTATTGTATTACAAATTATGGGGCCTGGAAGAAGCTGCAGCTTACACAATAATGGATTTACATGTTCTTAA GAACACCCCAAAGACTGAAGAAGATTGGATAAATTTGTTACAGCAACAAGAAAGTTTGCATAATGTAGAGGTACGAAAATGGCAACGAGTTTTACACACTGCTGCACAATTACTTAGACAA ACTGAAGAATCTTTAACGGAATTGCAAATGAGCATTCATCCTACTGCAACAGAAAAGATGTTTTCAGTGTTAAAACCAACTTTAAAGAATATGAATACCCGCACAGAACAACAAAGTAAATCTGAATTATAA
- the LOC124424553 gene encoding YTH domain-containing family protein 3-like, with amino-acid sequence MSAGLAGAVSNQRMKGQTNNQVSNGPKEHQQQQQQSEHAAGEDTGFDSWRGSNNTQHHSSYPISTGDPYNQYYASTSFPYQAFGAGDGTWSNGTDPVAFLSGYGGQISHDAYGMDGMFSASAGGGFSTFGQPAFNYFHGNGDFSAWSTPRKTRYEDYYQAPRGNESYPTPSSAAIKTIEQSVQSLSIGSGEVPRQDQQTTSNQQIKSEAKEPRKVTWASVASQPAKPVPPLSSSQGMKKKAGMPPPPIVPGKHNMDIGTWGEGKSSAPPPPTAPPPPQVQPPVPPPPPPVQRQRPPPPPCWNRQPTTPPPLPQSQIHMPTQSQHPQHSQHQQHQQHQQHQQHQQHQQHQHQQHQTQQQQQQQQQQQQQQQQQQQQQQQQSQQSQQSQQQQQLVQTQSHPVLDELKVKNDYNPVEFDQTAPGARFFVIKSYSEDDIHRSIKYEIWCSTEHGNKRLDQAYREASREGAPLYLFFSVNGSGHFCGMAQMVSPVDYQSNSSVWSQDKWKGQFRVRWIYVKDVPNGELRHIKLENNEYKPVTNSRDAQEVPHAKGVTVLRILHTYRHSTSIFDDFGHYERRQAEEDQRKAPLNSMQHHHPSSNHRNRGHPGDLSRDHHQHSQHHLHQHQRKDRDGGRGRGRGVSRQ; translated from the exons ATGTCAGCTGGATTGGCAGGTGCTGTCTCAAATCAG CGGATGAAAGGGCAAACCAACAATCAAG TAAGCAATGGTCCCAAAGAAcatcagcaacagcaacaacaatcaGAACATGCTGCTGGAGAAGATACTGGATTTGATTCATGGAGAGGAAGTAACAATACGCAACATCATTCGAGTTATCCAATTAGTACTGGTGATCCTTACAATCAATACTATGCGAGCACGTCATTTCCTTACCAAGCGTTTGGTGCTGGGGATGGTACCTGGTCAAATGGAACAGATCCAGTTGCATTTCTCTCTGGATATGGAGGCCAAATAAGTCATGATGCATATGGTATGGATGGAATGTTCTCCGCGAGTGCTGGTGGTGGTTTTAGTACATTTGGTCAACCTGCCTTCAATTATTTCCATGGAAATGGTGATTTTAGTGCTTGGAGCACACCTAGAAAAACTCGCTACGAAGATTATTATCAAGCACCAAGGGGAAATGAGAGTTATCCAACACCAAGTAGCGCTGCTATTAAGACTATTGAACAAAGTGTACAAAGCTTATCGATTGGAAGTGGGGAGGTTCCAAGACAAGATCAACAAACAACATCTAATCAGCAGATAAAATCAGAAGCAAAGGAGCCAAGAAAAGTCACTTGGGCAAGTGTTGCAAGTCAACCTGCTAAACCAGTTCCTCCACTTTCATCGTCTcaaggaatgaaaaagaaagctgGAATGCCACCACCGCCCATTGTACCAGGAAAACACAATATGGATATAGGAACATGGGGCGAAGGAAAATCAtctgctcctcctcctccaaccGCACCACCGCCGCCGCAAGTGCAACCACCGGTTCCGCCACCTCCACCACCCGTGCAAAGACAGAGACCACCTCCTCCGCCTTGCTGGAACAGGCAACCAACAACTCCTCCGCCACTTCCCCAATCACAGATCCATATGCCAACCCAATCGCAACACCCGCAACATTCACAGCAccaacaacatcaacaacatCAGCAACATCAGCAACATCAGCAACACCAGCAACATCAACATCAGCAGCATCAAActcaacagcagcagcagcaacagcaacaacaacagcaacagcagcagcaacagcagcagcaacagcaacagcaatcACAACAGTCACAACAGtcacagcaacaacaacagcttGTGCAAACACAATCTCATCCTGTTTTGGACGAACTCAAAgtgaaaaatgattataatccGGTAGAATTTGATCAGACTGCACCTGGAGCTAggttttttgtaattaaatctTATTCAGAAGATGATATTCATAGATccattaaatatgaaatttggTGTAGTACGGAACATGGAAACAAAAGACTGGATCAGGCATATAGAGAAGCTAGCCGCGAAGGTGCAcctttgtatctttttttttctgttaatgGATCTGGCCACTTCTGTGGAATGGCTCAAATGGTTTCTCCTGTCGATTATCAAAGTAACAGCTCTGTTTGGTCTCAAGACAAATGGAAGGGACAATTTAGAGTTCGTTGGATTTATGTCAAAGATGTCCCTAATGGGGAATTACGACATATTAAATTAGAGAATAATGAGTATAAGCCAGTAACCAATTCGAGGGATGCACAAGAAGTTCCTCATGCGAAAGGTGTAACAGTTCTGCGTATATTGCATACTTATCGTCATTCTACTAGTATTTTTGATGATTTTGGACATTACGAAAGAAGACAAGCAGAAGAAGATCAACGCAAGGCACCTTTGAATTCTATGCAACATCATCATCCTTCTTCCAACCATAGAAATAGAGGACATCCTGGAGATTTGTCACGAGATCATCATCAACACTCTCAACATCATCTTCATCAACATCAACGCAAG GATCGAGATGGTGGCCGTGGTAGAGGCAGAGGAGTTTCTCGTCAGTAG
- the LOC124424555 gene encoding LOW QUALITY PROTEIN: EF-hand domain-containing protein 1-like (The sequence of the model RefSeq protein was modified relative to this genomic sequence to represent the inferred CDS: inserted 1 base in 1 codon), producing MEGLPLIPGYSFRDPSVSFSKFSFAKCDEAQSLFSNXNNIMMCLIFLKIQDYRLKHRFDFSNGFRVLSDSKFGIGGRPIDVASLAYMEEKDPIQYDPSLTYGRVRDYGYQQFVPHYALFAQKCLRFKAFFRQGVFHSPNEHFRIRHVYIIYFLEDDTLCVTEPSIENAGFSQGKLVKRNRVAKTINGDYFHWKDLNVGKDICIHGIVYHIIDCDLFTREFLSSQGIDVGDKEDTPIDPYIEDRKMKVKATACVTRMPDDTRRRFLEYDRMILSFNAKWNDDFYQIMYFLMDDTIAIREVHKPNDGKDPVTMLLKKVKVPKNWKYLPSSYPGIYMEYGDPEIIEYYTPKDFKIGETVYIFGRQFLLYDCDLFTRKYYSEVLRIIQPNNIPIDPPNDRIKLLSEFKVPPHIKFGTPEDTYASCLSFRVKPPKKDVIRQLSNFPRKLRYSMKMDNVHPEDQDRDFILEYNLSEGTVLIQELEKRNSGRREGCFLKAMLVTKPGTDRDNPLYYTPQDFFIGAQINIFNHYFTINGADLFVYRYMEANPEKFCQQIRDNMRNYFAQQQLLQNDIMIETKKIQQRQHDADIFGEKEMENEVPTNSQICQDVQGTTKEIL from the exons atggaAGGCTTACCTCTCATACCCGGCTATAGTTTTCGTGATCCAAGTGTAAGTTTCtccaaattttcttttgctaaATGTGACGAGGCgcaatcgttattttcta aCAACAATATAATGATGTGTTTAATATTCCTAAAGATACAAGATTACAGGCTCAAGCACAGATTTGACTTTTCAAATGGTTTTCGAGTGTTAAGCGATAGTAAATTCGGTATTGGAGGAAGACCTATCGATGTTGCATCTCTTGCCTATATGGAGGAGAAAGATCCCATACA ATACGATCCATCGTTAACGTATGGTCGCGTACGTGATTACGGATATCAACAATTTGTACCACATTACGCATTGTTCGCGCAAAAGTGTCTTCGTTTTAAGGCTTTTTTTCGTCAAGGAGTTTTTCATTCTCCGAACGAACATTTTCGTATACGTCatgtatacattatatatttcttagagGACGATACTTTATGCGTAACGGAGCCTTCTATAGAAAATGCTGGCTTTTCGCAAGGTAAACTTGTGAAGCGTAATAGAGTTGCGAAAACCATCAATGGCGATTATTTCCACTGGAAAGATCTTAATGTTGGTAAAGATATAT GCATCCACGGGATAGtttatcatattattgatTGTGATCTATTTACGAGAGAATTTTTGAGCAGTCAGGGTATAGATGTGGGAGATAAAGAAGACACGCCCATAGATCCGTACATAGAAGATCGTAAAATGAAAGTTAAAGCTACGGCATGCGTTACTCGAATGCCCGATGATACAAGGCGACGTTTTTTAGAATATGATAGAATGATTTTATCATTCAACGCCAAATGGAATGacgatttttatcaaataatgtATTTCTTGATGGACGATACCATAGCTATACGCGAGGTTCATAAACCAAACGATGGAAAGGATCCTGTAACAATGCTtttaaagaaagtaaaagtacCAAAAAATTGGAAATACCTTCCATCGTCCTATCCAGGGATATACATGGAATACGGTGATCCCGAGATAATAGAGTATTATACGCCAAAGGATTTCAAG ataggtgagactgtatatatatttgggagacaatttcttttatacgatTGTGACCTTTTTAccagaaaatattattcggaAGTACTGAGGATAATTCAGCCAAACAATATTCCTATTGATCCACCTAATGACCGTATAAAGCTATTGTCTGAATTTAAAGTACCTCCGCATATCAAATTTGGAACCCCCGAGGACACATACGCTAGCTGTTTATCCTTTAGAGTTAAACCACCTAAAAAGGATGTTATACGACAATTATCTAATTTCCCTCGAAAATTACGTTATTCCATGAAGATGGATAACGTACATCCTGAAGATCAAGATCGTGACTTCATTTTAGAATACAATTTAAGCGAAGGTACCGTGCTAATACAAGAGCTCGAAAAGCGCAATTCTGGTCGTCGCGAAGGATGCTTCTTGAAAGCAATGCTCGTTACAAAACCTGGAACTGATAGAGATAATCCATTATATTACACGCCGCAAGACTTTTTTATTGGAGcccaaattaatatttttaatcattacttTACTATAAACGGCGCTGATCTATTTGTATATCGTTATATGGAGGCAAATCCTGAAAAGTTTTGTCAGCAGATACGTGATAATATGCGCAATTATTTTGCACAGCAACAACTACTTCAAAATGATATAATgatagaaacaaagaaaatacagCAGAGACAACACGACGCGGACATCTTtggtgaaaaagaaatggagaatGAAGTTCCTACAAATTCTCAAATTTGTCAGGATGTTCAAGgaacaacaaaagaaattttgtaa